The Sulfurimonas sp. HSL-1716 sequence AAAACCGATGGCATCTATGCTCCTACCACGGGCTTTGTAGCTTTGTTTGATGCTTTACATACACAGCAGGTGTTCATTTTGAGCGTCGATGCTCCCTTTGTCGGCAAAACAGAGATAGAGGAAATTTTAAAGCATAAGGACGAGGGTTTTGACGCCGTTATCGCAAAAACTCCTCAAGGCATTCATCCTATGTGCGGTCTTTACAGCAAAAACCTGCATGCGGATTTTAAAGCGATGCTGACAAACAACGAACACAAACTCGGCAAGCTTTTAAAAGATTCACATACACTGTACGTGGATTTCAAAGATGAAGAAACATTTTTGAACCTGAACAATAAAAACGAATATGCGGCGGCATTGAAGATATTGAGATGAAAGGTTTACAGGAAAACAGAATAAAAGAAAAGATACAAAAACTTCGTCGATTGACGCAGAATATGAATATTTTGATGGCAGAAGATTATCCTGTACTCCATAAAAGCTTGAAAAAACTCTTTACATCCCTATTTAAACATGTCGATTCCGCATATGACGGAACTGAAGCCCTGAATCTCTATAAGCAGCAACTTTCCGAAGGTCTGAAATACGATATTTTGCTCAGCGATATCGCTATGCCAAATATGGATGGAGTAACGCTTACAAAACATATAAAACAGATAAATTCAAATCAGACGATCATAATCTTTTCGGCGTATCAGGATTCCAGTTATTTGTTGAACCTGATAAACCTTGGCGTTCGCCGTTTTATATCCAAACCCATTTCAGCCGCAAATCTCGTTGATGAACTTTTTATAGTCTGCGATACGCTGCATCAAGATGAAAATCTCTTAAATACCGTTCATCTCTCTCAAGATATCCTTTACGATAAGGATCAAAACAGTATTTACGTCAAAGGCGAACTTTTGATACTTACGAATTACGAGCAGCTGATCGTCCGGCTGTTGGTATCAAAACTCAATCTGACCGTTTCAAACGATGAGATCGTCAGCTATCTTTTTTTTCACATGATCGACATTAAAATAGAAAATATCAGAAAGATCATGTATAAACTCAGAAAAAAACTTCCCAAAGAGATGATAACAAATATTCATTCCGTCGGTTATAGATTGGTCTCGAAGCAAAGCGACAAATAGGCGACATTTTTACCATACACTTTTGGCATAATTGACAAAAGGTGTATATATTGAATATTGATATGGTAAAACAGCTCTCTGTTTTAGGCAACTCTCTAAGCGTATTATATGTCGAAGACGATCCCGT is a genomic window containing:
- a CDS encoding response regulator transcription factor, translated to MKGLQENRIKEKIQKLRRLTQNMNILMAEDYPVLHKSLKKLFTSLFKHVDSAYDGTEALNLYKQQLSEGLKYDILLSDIAMPNMDGVTLTKHIKQINSNQTIIIFSAYQDSSYLLNLINLGVRRFISKPISAANLVDELFIVCDTLHQDENLLNTVHLSQDILYDKDQNSIYVKGELLILTNYEQLIVRLLVSKLNLTVSNDEIVSYLFFHMIDIKIENIRKIMYKLRKKLPKEMITNIHSVGYRLVSKQSDK
- the mobA gene encoding molybdenum cofactor guanylyltransferase MobA, which produces MTDIPCVIFAGGKSSRMGEDKALLPFGGYPTLIQFQYERLKKIFTNLYISCKSSDKFDFLKENEKANLIEDIKTDGIYAPTTGFVALFDALHTQQVFILSVDAPFVGKTEIEEILKHKDEGFDAVIAKTPQGIHPMCGLYSKNLHADFKAMLTNNEHKLGKLLKDSHTLYVDFKDEETFLNLNNKNEYAAALKILR